From the Lolium rigidum isolate FL_2022 chromosome 2, APGP_CSIRO_Lrig_0.1, whole genome shotgun sequence genome, one window contains:
- the LOC124690419 gene encoding uncharacterized protein LOC124690419, translating to MRKEIIIRMYVSSEKCQAKAMKVAATASGVESVTLAGGDKSLLLVIGDDVDSNKLTKKLIKKVGSAEIVELRTLDTFDMSSISHHAVATKGGASPYHGPQQYHQYQYAAAPMSPYAYHHHPSPMMAVQGGYGNYGSSYARAVAHSHPGNYSPLVERHDYYPMDKSASRQTAAGGPGAGVTTYRSVPRRDSDSGSGGCCIQ from the exons ATGAGG AAGGAGATCATCATCCGGATGTATGTGAGCTCCGAGAAATGCCAAGCCAAAGCCATGAAAGTAGCAGCTACTGCTAGCG GGGTAGAGTCGGTGACGCTGGCGGGCGGCGACAAGAGCCTGTTGCTGGTGATCGGCGACGACGTCGACTCCAACAAGCTGACCAAGAAGCTCATCAAGAAGGTGGGCTCCGCGGAGATCGTGGAGCTCAGGACGCTCGACACGTTCGATATGTCGTCCATCTCGCACCACGCGGTGGCGACCAAGGGGGGTGCATCGCCGTACCACGGCCCGCAGCAGTACCACCAGTACCAGTACGCGGCGGCGCCGATGAGTCCCTACGCCTACCACCACCACCCGTCGCCGATGATGGCCGTGCAGGGTGGCTACGGCAACTACGGCAGCAGCTACGCGCGCGCGGTGGCGCACAGCCACCCGGGCAACTATTCGCCGCTGGTCGAGAGGCACGACTACTACCCCATGGACAAGTCCGCCTCCCGCCAAACTGCCGCCGGCGGCCCCGGGGCCGGCGTCACCACCTACAGGTCGGTGCCACGCCGCGACAGCGACTCCGGTTCCGGTGGCTGCTGCATACAATAG